Proteins encoded within one genomic window of Ailuropoda melanoleuca isolate Jingjing chromosome 16, ASM200744v2, whole genome shotgun sequence:
- the LOC100484303 gene encoding olfactory receptor 4B1, with translation MESSTNNVTDLIFTGLFQDPEVQRVCFVVFLLMCLSTVVGNGLIVLTVNVSESLHSPMYFFLSYLSLVEIMYSSTVVPKFITDLLAKIKTISLEGCVTQIFFFHFFGVTEILLLVVMAYDRYVAICKPLYYMNIMSCQLCHVLVTGSWLGGFFHSIIQILITIQLPFCGPNVIDHYFCDLQPLFKLACTDTSVEGVIVLANSGLIALCSFLILVSSYIVILFNLRNRSAEGRRKALSTCASHITVVLLFFGPAIFLYMRPSSTFTEDKLVAVFYTVVTPMLNPIIYTLRNAEVKIAMRRLWGKKNSGME, from the coding sequence ATGGAATCCAGTACAAATAATGTGACTGACTTAATTTTCACTGGCCTTTTCCAGGATCCAGAGGTGCAGAGAGTGTGTTTTGTGGTGTTTCTTCTCATGTGCCTGTCCACAGTGGTGGGCAACGGCCTCATTGTGCTGACAGTCAATGTCAGTGAGAGTCTGCATTCCCCTATGTACTTCTTCCTTAGCTACCTGTCCCTGGTGGAAATCATGTACTCTTCCACTGTCGTCCCTAAATTCATCACAGACTTACTTGCCAAGATTAAAACCATTTCCCTGGAGGGCTGTGTGACTCAGatattcttcttccatttctttggggtcaCTGAGATCCTTTTGCTTGtggtgatggcctatgaccgctatgtggccatctgcaagcctcTTTATTATATGAATATTATGAGCTGCCAACTGTGTCATGTACTGGTGACTGGCTCTTGGCTTGGTGGCTTTTTTCACTCCATTATACAGATTCTCATCACCATCCAGTTGCCCTTCTGTGGTCCCAATGTGATTGACCACTACTTCTGTGATCTTCAGCCATTATTCAAGCTTGCCTGCACTGACACTTCTGTGGAGGGGGTTATTGTGTTGGCCAACAGTGGCTTAATTGCTCTGTGCTCCTTCCTCATCTTGGTGTCCTCCTATATTGTCATCCTGTTCAACTTGAGGAATCGTTCTGCAGAGGGGAGGCGCAAAGccctctccacctgtgcctcTCACATCACAGTGGTCCTTTTGTTCTTTGGACCTGCCATTTTCCTCTACATGCGACCCTCCTCTACCTTCACTGAGGACAAACTGGTGGCTGTGTTCTACACGGTTGTcacccccatgctgaaccccaTCATCTACACACTCAGAAATGCAGAGGTGAAAATTGCCATGAGGAGGTTGTGGGGCAAAAAGAACTCAGGAATGGAGTGA